A genomic stretch from Apodemus sylvaticus chromosome 12, mApoSyl1.1, whole genome shotgun sequence includes:
- the LOC127697858 gene encoding olfactory receptor 6N1: protein MGPGNWSQVTEFIILGFPYFQGVQTYLFFLLLSIYLTTILGNLLIFLVVYLDSRLHTPMYKFVSILSFLELGYTAATIPKMLANLLSEKKTISFSGCLLQIYFFHSLGATECYLLTAMAYDRYLAICRPLHYPTLMTQTLCIKIAIGCWLGGLAGPVVEISLVSRLPFCGPNRIQHIFCDFPPVLSLACTDTSVNVLVDFVINSCKILATFLLILSSYLQIIRTVLRIPSAEGKKKAFSTCASHLTVVLIFYGSILFMYVRLKKSYSLDYDRALAVVYSVITPFLNPFIYSLRNKEIKEALKRQLMRTGMLG, encoded by the coding sequence ATGGGCCCTGGAAACTGGAGCCAAGTAACAGAATTCATCATTTTGGGCTTCCCTTACTTCCAAGGTGTCCAGACCTACCTGTTTTTCTTGTTGCTTTCCATTTACCTCACTACTATATTGGGAAACCTGCTGATATTCTTGGTGGTCTACCTGGACTCTCGGCTCCACACGCCTATGTATAAGTTTGTCAGCATTCTTTCCTTCTTGGAACTGGGCTACACCGCTGCCACCATTCCCAAGATGCTGGCGAACTTGCTCAGTGAGAAGAAGACAATTTCCTTTTCTGGGTGTCTCCTACAGATCTACTTCTTTCATTCTCTTGGAGCTACTGAGTGCTACCTCCTGACAGCAATGGCATATGACAGGTACTTAGCCATTTGTAGGCCCCTCCACTATCCCACCCTCATGACCCAGACTCTCTGTATCAAGATTGCCATTGGTTGCTGGTTGGGAGGCTTGGCTGGACCAGTGGTGGAAATTTCCTTGGTGTCTCGTCTCCCTTTTTGTGGCCCCAATCGCATTCAGCACATCTTCTGTGATTTCCCTCCTGTGCTGAGCTTGGCTTGTACTGACACATCAGTCAACGTACTGGTAGATTTTGTTATAAACTCCTGCAAAATCCTGGCCACCTTCCTGCTGATCCTCAGCTCCTACCTGCAGATAATCCGCACAGTGCTCAGGATTCCTTCTGCTGAGGGCAAGAAGAAAGCCTTCTCCACATgtgcctcccatctcactgtgGTTCTCATCTTCTACGGGAGCATCCTTTTCATGTATGTACGGCTGAAGAAGAGTTACTCCCTGGACTATGACCGAGCCTTGGCAGTTGTCTACTCTGTGATTACTCCCTTTCTCAACCCCTTCATCTATAGCTTGCGCAACAAGGAAATTAAGGAGGCCTTGAAGAGGCAGCTGATGAGAACAGGGATGCTGGGGTGA